One window of Dama dama isolate Ldn47 chromosome 30, ASM3311817v1, whole genome shotgun sequence genomic DNA carries:
- the LOC133049589 gene encoding craniofacial development protein 2-like — MTLITGDWNAKVGSQETPGVTGKFGLGVQNEAGQRLIEFCQENTLVIANTLFQHKRRLYTWTSPDGQHQNLTDYILCSQRWRSSIQSAKTRPGADCGSDHEILFAKFRLKLKKVEKTTRPFKYALNQIPYDYTVEVGNRFKGIDLIDRVPDELWNNRLVPNRKRSTSRLYIVTLLFSHICRVHHEKCWAGESISCNPDCQEKYQ; from the exons AT gactctcattacaggggactggaatgcaaaagtaggaagtcaagaaacacctggtgtaacaggcaaatttggccttggagtacagaatgaagcagggcaaagactaatagagttttgccaagagaacacactggtcatagcaaacaccctcttccaacacaagagaagactctacacgtggacatcaccagatggtcaacaccaaaatctgactgattatattctttgcagccaaagatggagaagctctatacagtcagcaaaaacaagaccaggagctgactgtggctcagatcatgaaattctttttgccaaattcagactgaaattgaagaaagtggagaaaacaactagaccattcaagtatgccctaaatcaaatcccttatgactatacagtggaagtgggaaatagatttaagggaatagatctgatagacagagtgcctgatgaactatggaacaacagactggttccaaataggaaaaggagtacatcgaggctgtatattgtcaccctgcttttttcacatatatgcagagtacatcacgagaaatgctgggctggagaaagcataAGCTgcaatccagattgccaggagaaatatcaataa